A stretch of Triticum aestivum cultivar Chinese Spring chromosome 1D, IWGSC CS RefSeq v2.1, whole genome shotgun sequence DNA encodes these proteins:
- the LOC123180491 gene encoding uncharacterized protein yields MSMVLDEVESAGTHGQDCLPHSSSPGRSAAAAGGGGGGNNDSWARELLRRGWGLTRTAAIAGAAATAAPVVAPPLLVLSAAGVALSVPFAAYLASLAAANHLTGALLRSCQPPPQPCPQEYDDLEQEFLDASEGYGQEAPVFGHLDTVTGQGIVEEEDGSDTSLPLSRDPGALADDEVEGEFSAQEFSAPSKPLFQEEDTLVQKRGEDEFSVLNSDQQLLQSNNWKEKEDGVCSINNEEDDRTMEENRPAKETVSQSFYFPELGVPASGGDDDIVVQEKGEDEFSVQNSGQQFQSKNFGEKEKEDGEIMEENKPTKETVSEEAPVFGYLDTETEQAIIKEENESDTSPLLPWDTGVSESSAPAFADDEVEEVQGEFSAQESGRDSYMSNRGNDTEEHTPLEGRESTRKETLPRGFGVPASAKPLFPEEDNVVQEKGNGEEAVQVSGKQLCQSKNWNETEDVMYSQEEGNGKTMEENKNMKETVSQGLCFPESRVPASGGDDDNVVQEKGEGKFAVQNSSQQSFQSKNLNEKEEEDGKTTEENKSTKEMLFYESSVPASGDEDNVVQEKREEGDVSVENSGQPPFQSKIWNEKEEDDKSTEENKSTKETHSRGSYFPESSVPASGDEDKKGEDQFSVHNLGQHSLLSDIGDKKEHGITMEKKKSAEDMPPAPVFHGEDNVVQSKEGFEVAVEGVLEEANSNTDLVMAEVVDSQVEIIVTSAPESEVLPPSTDLVMAEVVDVQVEIIAAAALDSGEMSPSNLVAPELHPDIVTGEVNDVYVGIVAAAKPEDEVLHESDLAACASTADLGIGEISDVQVNVVAAAMKPEDEVLPLSNLTECESEVVVETAHVGDIVGISATGHNVKDSGDVDKQGMECCFVPVASMHDTEDVISSGSTPYFSTMGEEIIDLSDQSSDVGYTVRNEAFRSRVVAENEARYTEEQLREQLDTIRTITGYGAVPSSTLEGELAGLYIFVGVEPPIGSSDTSDRLMALSAELRFLKSIIGVD; encoded by the exons ATGAGCATGGTCCTCGACGAGGTCGAATCCGCCGGCACGCATGGCCAGGACTGCCTCCCCCACTCTAGCAGCCCCGGCCGGTCTGCAGCTgcagctggcggcggcggcggcggcaataaCGACAGCTGGGCCCGCGAGCTGCTCCGGCGCGGATGGGGCCTGACCCGAACGGCCGCCATCGCGGGCGCCGCGGCGACGGCCGCGCCGGTCGTGGCGCCGCCGCtgctcgtcctctccgccgccggcgTCGCGCTGTCCGTCCCATTCGCCGCCTACCTCGCCAGCCTCGCCGCCGCTAACCACCTCACGGGCGCGCTCCTCCGCTCCTGTcaaccgccgccgcagccgtgccCCCAAGAATACGACGACCTGGAGCAAGAATTCCTCGACGCGTCGGAAGGGTACGGCCAAGAGGCCCCGGTGTTCGGCCATTTGGATACCGTAACAGGGCAGGGCATCGTCGAAGAGGAGGACGGCAGCGACACTTCGCTGCCCCTCTCACGGGATCCTGGCGCGCTTGCCGACGACGAGGTAGAAGGTGAATTTTCTGCCCAAGAATTTTCTGCACCATCAAAGCCACTGTTTCAGGAAGAGGATACTCTAGTTCAGAAAAGAGGAGAAGATGAATTCTCTGTGCTGAATTCAGACCAACAATTACTGCAATCAAACAATTGGAAGGAAAAAGAGGATGGCGTGTGTTCTATAAACAATGAAGAGGATGACAGAACTATGGAGGAAAACAGGCCTGCAAAGGAGACGGTGTCGCAGAGCTTCTATTTTCCTGAATTGGGTGTGCCAGCGTCCGGTGGTGACGACGACATTGTGGTCCAGGAGAAGGGAGAAGATGAGTTTTCTGTACAAAATTCAGGCCAGCAATTTCAGTCAAAGAATTTTGGTGAAAAAGAAAAGGAGGATGGGGAAATTATGGAGGAAAATAAGCCTACCAAGGAGACGGTGTCGGAAGAGGCTCCGGTGTTTGGCTATTTGGATACTGAAACAGAGCAGGCCATCATCAAAGAAGAAAACGAGAGCGACACTTCGCCGCTGCTGCCATGGGATACTGGTGTTTCCGAATCATCGGCGCCTGCGTTTGCCGACGACGAGGTGGAGGAGGTGCAAGGTGAATTTTCTGCCCAAGAATCTGGCCGTGATTCATATATGTCAAACCGTGGCAACGATACAGAGGAGCACACACCATTGGAAGGAAGGGAGTCTACTCGAAAGGAGACACTACCGAGGGGCTTTGGTGTTCCTGCATCAGCAAAGCCACTGTTTCCAGAAGAGGATAATGTGGTTCAGGAAAAGGGGAACGGCGAAGAAGCTGTACAAGTATCAGGCAAGCAACTATGTCAATCAAAGAATTGGAATGAAACAGAGGATGTCATGTATTCTCAAGAAGAAGGCAATGGTAAAACTATGGAGGAAAACAAGAATATGAAGGAGACGGTGTCGCAAGGCCTCTGTTTTCCAGAATCGCGTGTGCCAGCATCAGGCGGAGACGATGACAATGTGGTCCAGGAAAAGGGAGAAGGTAAATTTGCTGTACAGAATTCAAGCCAACAATCATTTCAGTCGAAGAATTTgaatgaaaaagaagaagaggatggcAAAACTACAGAGGAAAACAAGTCTACCAAGGAGATGCTGTTCTATGAATCGTCTGTGCCGGCATCAGGTGATGAAGACAATGTGGTTcaggaaaagagagaagaaggtGATGTTTCTGTAGAGAATTCAGGCCAACCACCATTTCAATCAAAAATTTGGAATGAAAAAGAAGAGGATGACAAAAGTACAGAGGAAAACAAGTCTACCAAGGAGACGCATTCGCGAGGTTCCTATTTTCCCGAATCGAGTGTGCCAGCATCAGGtgatgaagacaaaaagggagaagatcaATTCTCTGTACACAATTTAGGCCAACATTCACTTTTATCGGACATCGGAGATAAGAAAGAGCATGGCATAACAATGGAGAAAAAGAAGTCTGCCGAGGACATGCCACCAGCTCCAGTGTTCCATGGTGAAGACAATGTGGTTCAGAGCAAGGAAGGATTTGAAGTTGCAGTGGAGGGAGTGTTGGAAGAAGCTAATAGCAACACCGATCTTGTTATGGCCGAAGTGGTTGATTCTCAAGTGGAAATTATTGTAACTTCAGCACCTGAAAGTGAGGTGCTGCCGCCGAGCACCGATCTCGTTATGGCCGAAGTGGTTGATGTGCAAGTGGAGATCATTGCAGCTGCGGCACTAGATAGTGGGGAGATGTCACCGAGTAATCTTGTGGCTCCTGAGTTACATCCAGATATTGTTACAGGGGAAGTAAATGATGTGTATGTCGGCATTGTTGCTGCTGCGAAGCCTGAAGATGAGGTGCTGCATGAGAGTGACCTTGCAGCTTGTGCTTCAACCGCAGATCTTGGTATTGGGGAAATTTCTGATGTGCAAGTCAACGTTGTTGCTGCTGCTATGAAGCCTGAAGATGAGGTGCTGCCACTGAGTAACCTCACAGAATGTGAGTCAGAGGTGGTTGTTGAAACTGCACATGTTGGTGACATTGTAGGAATTTCTGCAACAGGACACAATGTAAAGGATTCTGGTGATGTAgacaaacaaggcatggaatgctGTTTTGTCCCAGTGGCGTCTATGCATGATACTGAAGATGTAATATCCAGTGGGAGCACACCGTATTTCTCCACCATGGGCGAAGAAATCATTGACCTGTCCGATCAGTCAAGTGATGTGGGTTACACAGTGAGGAATGAAGCATTTAGGAGCAGAGTTGTTGCTGAGAACGAG GCTCGCTACACCGAAGAACAGTTGAGGGAACAACTCGACACGATAAGAACAATAACCGGGTACGGGGCTGTGCCTTCTTCGACACTTGAAGGCGAACTGGCAGGGCTTTACATATTCGTTGGCGTGGAGCCCCCCATTGGCTCAAGCGATACCTCTGACCGCCTGATGGCACTCAGTGCAGAACTCCGGTTCTTGAAATCGATCATCGGAGTGGACTGA
- the LOC123180492 gene encoding xaa-Pro dipeptidase produces MNESSSLSLAPPGESMAEVHAGNRERLVAALRAHLSAAGRPLRGIVLLKGGEEQTRYCTDHVPLFRQESYFAYLFGVREPGFYGAVDIGSGQSILFAPRFSPDDAIWNGKPKKLPYFKDMYKVDSVFYVDELAQVLRCECSEHGHGEPLLFLLYGQNTDSGNYSRPASFEGMDKFDTDLSTLHPILTECRVTKSDMELALIQHANDVSSEAHVEVMRKIKPGMTENQLESTFRCHASMHEGCRRCSYTCICATGQNSSILHYGQNDGTVNDGDMALMDMGAEYNFYASDITCSYPTNGKFTRNQAVVYNAVLKAHNDVISHMPPGVKWIDMHKLAERRILESLKEEDIIRGDIGDMMDRRLGAVFMPHGLGHLLGIDAHDPGGYPEGLERPEEPGLRSLRTTRELKQGMVITVEPGCDFIDALLGQARDDPICSSFFNWEKIEMYRSFGGVRIESNVYVTAQGCKNLTNCPREICEIEAVMAGAPWHSRDSCSSATTTENGLSKA; encoded by the exons ATGAACgagtcctcctccctctccctcgctccacCCGGGGAGTCCATGGCGGAGGTGCACGCCGGCAACCGCGAGCGCCTCGTCGCCGCGCTCCGCGCCCAcctctccgccgccggccgccctcTCCGCGGCATCGTCCTTCTCAAGGGCGGCGAGGAGCAGACCCGTTACTGCACCGACCACGTCCCGCTCTTCAGGCAGGAGAGCTACTTCGCGTATCTGTTCGGGGTGCGAGAGCCGGGGTTCTACGGCGCCGTCGACATTGGTTCCGGACAGTCCATCTTGTTCGCTCCAAGGTTCTCACCTGACGACGCTATTTGGAACGGCAAACCCAAAAAATTGCCTTACTTCAAGGACATGTACAAGGTCGATTCTGTCTTCTATGTTGACGAGCTTGCGCAGGTTCTCCGATGTGAATGCAGTGAGCATGGCCATGGAGAGCCGCTTCTCTTCCTCTTATACGGACAGAACACCGACAGCGGGAACTACTCAAGGCCTGCCAGTTTCGAGGGGATGGACAAGTTCGACACCGACTTAAGCACGCTGCATCCCATCTTGACTGAATGCCGTGTTACAAAATCTGACATGGAGCTTGCCCTCATTCAGCATGCCAACGATGTCAGCTCAGAAGCGCACGTTGAGGTCATGAGGAAGATCAAGCCAGGCATGACGGAAAATCAGTTGGAGAGCACCTTTCGTTGCCATGC atcCATGCACGAAGGCTGCCGGCGTTGCTCCTACACATGCATATGTGCCACTGGACAGAACAGTTCCATTCTTCATTATGGACAAAATGATGGGACGGTGAACGACGGAGACATGGCTCTGATGGACATGGGAGCTGAATACAACTTCTATGCCTCTGACATCACATGTTCATACCCTACCAATGGAAAATTCACAAGAAATCAGGCAGTTGTGTACAATGCCGTCCTCAAGGCTCATAATGATGTGATATCGCATATGCCGCCTGGAGTAAAATGGATCGACATGCACAAGCTGGCGGAGCGGAGAATACTTGAGTCTCTAAAGGAAGAAGATATCATCCGTGGTGATATTGGTGACATGATGGACAGAAGGTTGGGTGCCGTTTTCATGCCTCATGGTCTTGGGCACTTGCTTGGAATCGACGCCCATGATCCCGGAGGCTACCCTGAGGGTTTGGAGAGGCCGGAGGAGCCGGGATTGAGATCCTTGCGGACCACAAGAGAACTTAAACAAGGCATGGTTATTACGGTCGAGCCGGGCTGTGATTTCATTGACGCTTTGCTGGGGCAGGCCAGGGATGACCCAATTTGCTCAAgcttcttcaactgggaaaagATAGAAATGTACCGAAGCTTTGGTGGTGTTCGCATCGAAAGTAATGTGTATGTGACGGCGCAAGGATGCAAGAACCTCACGAACTGCCCCCGAGAGATCTGCGAAATCGAAGCGGTAATGGCTGGTGCGCCCTGGCATTCACGTGATTCCTGTTCCAGTGCAACAACAACAGAGAATGGCCTTAGCAAAGCCTAA